In Halolamina litorea, the genomic window CGTTCGCGTTCATCGTCGCCTCCGGGGTCTGGAACTTCGTCGGCGCGGGGGTGCTTGGCTTCTTCATCAACCTTCCACTGATCAACTACTACGAGCACGGCACCTACCTCACGGTCGCTCACGGCCACGCGGCGATGTTCGGCGCGTTCGGGATGCTCGCGCTCGGCATCGGGATCTACGTGCTCCGGGTGACCACGGAGGGCTGGTCCGAGCGCCGCCTCTGGTGGTCGTTCTGGCTCTGGAACGTCGGGCTGGCGGTGATGGTCGGCGCGTCGCTGCTGCCCATCGGTTTCCTGCAGTTGGAGGCCGCCTTCACCGCGGGCTACGACGCCGCCCGGGGCCTCGCGTTCTACGAGCGGCCGCTGGTACAGACGTTCTTCTGGCTGCGCTTCCCGGGCGACACGCTGCTGATCGCGGGAACGGCCGTCTTCTCGGTCGACGCGGTGGCGAAAGTACGGCGGCGCCGGCCGGCGACGCCCCCCGAGGAGGCGGGACCGGGTGCGCTGGCGCGCCCGGGGCCGACGGAGGCCACCGGTGCTGCCGAGGGTGATTCCGGTGCCTCGGACGGGGAAGGTAACCGTTAAACGTCGCGCGCCCGCTTTCCGGAACATGAGCGAAGCAGAAACGACTGGGGAGCGCTCCTGTGTCTCCTGTGGGATCTCCGTCACGGGGACCAACGCGGCGCGCTTCAAGTGCCCGGAGTGTGGGACCGTCATCTTCCG contains:
- a CDS encoding HVO_2753 family zinc finger protein; this encodes MSEAETTGERSCVSCGISVTGTNAARFKCPECGTVIFRCAKCRKQSNLYECPDCGFRGP